Proteins encoded by one window of Streptacidiphilus sp. PB12-B1b:
- a CDS encoding serine protease, whose product MRERHDRRRGRGSAARRAGAAAALAALALGGCGSPGGSGTAAAGSPPPAGAVSVAVSTSPRSWSTERFQKALSKHGGTSRTAKATVGNARVGALFARSADGDHFCTASVVHSAAKDLLVTAAHCVHGGKGGSYGSDLVFVPAYRDGDASEGQWPVTRIVVDQRWISSSDPDLDVAFVTVGEVGGRNIEDVLGGNTLGIDKGFGKVVQITGYPATAVSPISCFNRTTQQSQYQMRIACTGFPGGTSGSPWLASFDRATRTGTVIGVIGGYQQGGDTADVSYSPYFDADVQSLYDQAAGASG is encoded by the coding sequence ATGCGGGAACGGCACGACCGGCGGCGGGGTCGGGGCAGCGCTGCGCGCCGGGCCGGGGCCGCCGCCGCGTTGGCGGCCCTGGCCCTGGGCGGCTGCGGCAGCCCGGGCGGCTCCGGTACGGCCGCGGCGGGCTCGCCCCCGCCCGCCGGGGCGGTGTCGGTGGCGGTCAGCACCAGCCCGCGGAGCTGGTCCACGGAGCGGTTCCAGAAGGCGCTCTCCAAGCACGGCGGCACCTCGCGCACCGCCAAGGCCACCGTCGGCAACGCCCGGGTCGGGGCGCTGTTCGCCCGCAGCGCCGACGGCGACCACTTCTGCACCGCCAGCGTCGTCCACAGCGCCGCCAAGGACCTGCTGGTCACCGCCGCCCACTGCGTGCACGGCGGCAAGGGCGGCAGCTACGGCAGCGACCTGGTCTTCGTCCCGGCCTACCGGGACGGCGACGCCTCCGAGGGGCAGTGGCCGGTCACCCGGATCGTGGTGGACCAGCGCTGGATCTCCTCCTCCGACCCCGATCTGGACGTGGCCTTCGTGACCGTCGGCGAGGTCGGCGGCAGGAACATCGAGGACGTCCTCGGCGGCAACACCCTGGGCATCGACAAGGGCTTCGGCAAGGTCGTCCAGATCACCGGCTACCCCGCCACCGCCGTCAGCCCGATCTCCTGCTTCAACCGGACCACCCAGCAGAGCCAGTACCAGATGCGGATCGCCTGCACCGGCTTCCCCGGCGGCACCAGCGGCAGCCCCTGGCTGGCCTCCTTCGACCGGGCCACCCGCACCGGCACCGTCATCGGCGTCATCGGCGGCTACCAGCAGGGCGGCGACACCGCCGACGTCTCCTACAGCCCCTACTTCGACGCCGACGTCCAGAGCCTCTACGACCAGGCCGCCGGGGCGAGCGGCTGA
- a CDS encoding NAD(P)/FAD-dependent oxidoreductase — protein sequence MPENVATTALPGQPRGTASVRAGRERAEWGRSVAVVGSGIAGLSAAHELTRTGASVTLFEADGRLGGHAHTQDVTPAHGSALALDTAFLVHNERTYPHLLRLFADLGVATQDSEMSMSVRCLGCGLEYAGARGPAGLLAQPRSLLRGRYLHLLTEVPRFHRLARRLLATPEGSADEITLGEFLRRGGFTPYFTAHFMTPLVASVWSCAPGLAQEYPARYLFAFMDNHGMLSVTGSPTWRTVVGGSRSYVERVAALLHAVRTGAPVTGVRRHPDGVTVSTADGRTDDFDAVVMATHPDQALRALADATDEERQVLGAFQYSYNPTVLHRDASVLPRARHARASWNYLMASCLDRTDQVRVSYHLNRLLRLDAADDYLVTLNEDPAAPVDPRHVVSRTVYQHPQYTRESLAAQRLLPGLNRGRTAFAGAYHGWGFHEDGCRSGVQAAEALRAAVPA from the coding sequence ATGCCGGAGAACGTTGCGACGACGGCCCTGCCGGGGCAGCCGCGGGGGACCGCGAGCGTGCGCGCCGGGCGGGAGCGGGCCGAGTGGGGGCGCAGCGTGGCCGTGGTCGGCAGCGGGATCGCCGGGCTCAGCGCCGCCCACGAGCTCACCCGCACCGGCGCGAGCGTCACCCTGTTCGAGGCCGACGGGCGGCTCGGTGGCCACGCCCACACCCAGGACGTCACCCCCGCCCACGGATCGGCGCTGGCACTGGACACCGCGTTCCTGGTCCACAACGAGCGCACCTACCCGCACCTGCTGCGGCTGTTCGCCGACCTCGGCGTGGCCACCCAGGACTCGGAGATGAGCATGTCGGTCCGCTGCCTGGGCTGCGGCCTGGAGTACGCGGGCGCGCGCGGCCCCGCCGGGCTGCTGGCCCAGCCCCGCAGCCTGCTGCGCGGCCGTTACCTGCACCTGCTCACCGAGGTGCCCCGGTTCCACCGGCTCGCCCGGCGGCTGCTGGCCACCCCGGAGGGCTCGGCGGACGAGATCACCCTGGGCGAGTTCCTCCGCCGGGGCGGCTTCACGCCGTACTTCACCGCGCACTTCATGACCCCGCTGGTGGCCTCGGTCTGGTCCTGCGCGCCCGGCCTGGCCCAGGAGTACCCGGCCCGCTACCTCTTCGCCTTCATGGACAACCACGGCATGCTGTCGGTCACCGGCTCGCCCACCTGGCGCACGGTCGTCGGCGGATCCCGCAGCTACGTGGAGCGCGTCGCCGCCCTGCTGCACGCGGTGCGCACCGGCGCCCCGGTCACCGGGGTGCGCCGGCACCCCGACGGCGTCACGGTCAGCACCGCCGACGGCCGCACCGACGACTTCGACGCCGTCGTCATGGCCACCCACCCCGACCAGGCGCTGCGCGCTCTCGCCGACGCCACCGACGAGGAGCGGCAGGTGCTGGGGGCGTTCCAGTACTCGTACAACCCGACCGTGCTGCACCGCGACGCCTCGGTCCTGCCGCGCGCCCGGCACGCCCGGGCCTCCTGGAACTACCTGATGGCCTCCTGCCTGGACCGCACCGACCAGGTCCGGGTCTCCTACCACCTGAACCGGCTGCTGCGGCTCGACGCCGCCGACGACTACCTGGTCACGCTGAACGAGGACCCGGCCGCCCCGGTGGACCCCCGGCACGTGGTCTCCCGCACCGTCTACCAGCACCCGCAGTACACCCGGGAGTCCCTCGCCGCCCAGCGGCTGCTGCCCGGCCTCAACCGGGGCCGCACCGCCTTCGCCGGGGCGTACCACGGCTGGGGCTTCCACGAGGACGGCTGCCGCTCCGGCGTCCAGGCCGCCGAGGCCCTGCGTGCGGCGGTGCCCGCGTGA
- a CDS encoding class I SAM-dependent methyltransferase codes for MTRPSTQPRTATRPVPVPAVTATPVPAPRPPAPRGRNRQDRSPASPAEPGTGLAQRWPDVATVPHAPARARVARQLLRSVARRLGVRVELPDGSLLTPAPGDAPVMRLLDPDAFYQRVAVGGLIGFGESYQAGEWDSPDLVAVLTVMARSMPSLVPARLQWLRRWYAARQPEEQYGTPENARRNISAHYDLSNELFALFLDPTMTYSSALFSTDDDGTPIASPGLLETAQHRKIDRLLDLAQVRAGSRVLEIGTGWGELALRAAARGARVVTLTLSTEQQALAQERIAAAGMADRVEVRLCDYRAATGQYDAVLSVEMVEAVGRDHWPAYFDCLDRLLAPGGRAALQAITMPHDRMLASEHTFTWIQKYIFPGGQLPSVQAVEEVLAEHGGLRISHRRAYGAHYAETLRLWRERFTERHREVEQLGFDQVFRRMWTLYLAYSEAGFRSGYLDVQHLLLTRTKDAR; via the coding sequence ATGACCCGCCCCTCGACCCAGCCCCGGACCGCCACCCGGCCGGTCCCGGTCCCGGCCGTGACAGCGACCCCGGTTCCCGCCCCGAGGCCGCCCGCCCCGAGGGGCCGGAACCGGCAGGACCGGAGCCCGGCCTCCCCGGCCGAGCCGGGCACCGGACTGGCGCAGCGCTGGCCCGACGTGGCCACCGTGCCGCACGCCCCGGCCCGCGCCCGGGTGGCCCGACAGCTGCTGCGCAGCGTCGCCCGGCGCCTCGGCGTACGCGTCGAGCTGCCCGACGGCAGCCTGCTGACGCCCGCCCCCGGGGACGCCCCGGTCATGCGGCTGCTCGACCCCGACGCCTTCTACCAGCGCGTCGCCGTCGGCGGGTTGATCGGCTTCGGCGAGTCCTACCAGGCGGGGGAGTGGGACAGCCCCGACCTGGTGGCCGTGCTCACCGTGATGGCCCGCTCCATGCCCTCGCTGGTGCCCGCCCGGCTGCAGTGGCTGCGCCGCTGGTACGCCGCCCGGCAGCCGGAGGAGCAGTACGGCACCCCGGAGAACGCCCGGCGCAACATCTCCGCCCACTACGACCTGTCCAACGAACTGTTCGCGCTGTTCCTGGATCCGACCATGACCTACTCCTCGGCGCTGTTCAGCACCGACGACGACGGCACGCCGATCGCCTCGCCCGGCCTGCTGGAGACCGCGCAGCACCGCAAGATCGACCGGCTGCTGGACCTGGCCCAGGTCCGCGCGGGCAGCCGGGTGCTGGAGATCGGCACCGGCTGGGGCGAGCTGGCGCTGCGCGCCGCCGCGCGCGGCGCCCGGGTGGTCACGCTGACCCTCTCCACCGAGCAGCAGGCGCTGGCCCAGGAGCGGATCGCCGCCGCCGGCATGGCCGACCGGGTCGAGGTGCGGCTGTGCGACTACCGCGCCGCCACCGGCCAGTACGACGCCGTGCTCAGCGTGGAGATGGTCGAGGCCGTCGGCCGCGACCACTGGCCCGCCTACTTCGACTGCCTGGACCGGCTGCTCGCCCCCGGCGGCCGGGCCGCGCTGCAGGCCATCACCATGCCGCACGACCGGATGCTGGCCAGCGAGCACACCTTCACCTGGATCCAGAAGTACATCTTCCCCGGCGGCCAACTGCCGTCCGTCCAGGCGGTGGAGGAGGTGCTGGCCGAGCACGGCGGGCTGCGGATCAGCCACCGCCGGGCGTACGGCGCGCACTACGCGGAGACCCTGCGGCTGTGGCGGGAGCGCTTCACCGAACGCCACCGGGAGGTCGAGCAGCTCGGCTTCGACCAGGTCTTCCGGCGGATGTGGACGCTCTACCTGGCCTACTCCGAAGCCGGCTTCCGCAGCGGCTACCTCGACGTGCAGCACCTGCTGCTGACCCGGACCAAGGACGCCCGATGA
- a CDS encoding cyclopropane-fatty-acyl-phospholipid synthase family protein encodes MTTTQSTASGTAPGTTGGAAERLAELLRPLLGDPLPIRLTAWDGSSSGPADAPGVQVRSRDALRRLLWNPGELGLAEAYIAGEIEVDGDLGEGLARIWQAARSGAVGSSLGLRDRIRATALAVSLGAVGPRPAPPDGRAALSGALHSKARDRAVIHHHYDLSNDFYALLLDPSMAYSCAYWTSEDPDYTLADAQRDKLDLVCRKLGLEQGSRLLDIGCGWGSLTLHAARSYGAKVTALTLSEQQHAYVTARAAELGLAGQVDVQLRDYRDYPTQGVHDAVSTIEMGEHVGKDTYPAFARMLRAHLRPGGRLLVQQMSRRDRAPGGGAFIETYIAPDMHMRPVGDTVALLEDADLEVREVQAMREHYARTIDAWHDTLEQRWDEFTALVGEQTARVWRLYLVGGALAFRERRMGVDQILAVRAAA; translated from the coding sequence ATGACCACCACCCAGAGCACCGCGTCCGGCACCGCCCCCGGCACCACCGGCGGCGCCGCCGAACGCCTGGCCGAGCTGCTGCGCCCGCTCCTCGGCGACCCGCTGCCGATCCGGCTCACCGCCTGGGACGGCAGCAGCAGCGGCCCCGCCGACGCCCCCGGCGTCCAGGTGCGCTCCCGCGACGCCCTGCGCCGGCTGCTGTGGAACCCCGGCGAGCTGGGCCTGGCCGAGGCGTACATCGCGGGCGAGATCGAGGTGGACGGCGACCTCGGCGAGGGGCTGGCCCGGATCTGGCAGGCCGCCCGCAGCGGCGCCGTCGGCTCCTCGCTGGGCCTGCGCGACCGCATCCGGGCCACCGCCCTGGCTGTCTCCCTGGGCGCGGTCGGCCCCCGGCCCGCGCCCCCGGACGGCCGGGCCGCGCTCAGCGGCGCCCTGCACAGCAAGGCCCGCGACCGGGCGGTCATCCACCACCACTACGACCTGTCCAACGACTTCTACGCCCTGCTGCTGGACCCCTCGATGGCGTACTCCTGCGCCTACTGGACCTCCGAGGACCCGGACTACACCCTGGCCGACGCCCAGCGCGACAAGCTCGACCTGGTCTGCCGCAAACTGGGCCTGGAGCAGGGCAGCCGGCTGCTGGACATCGGCTGCGGCTGGGGATCGCTCACGCTGCACGCCGCCCGCTCCTACGGGGCCAAGGTCACCGCGCTCACCCTCTCCGAGCAGCAGCACGCGTACGTGACCGCCCGCGCCGCCGAACTGGGCCTGGCCGGGCAGGTCGACGTGCAGCTGCGGGACTACCGCGACTACCCCACCCAGGGCGTGCACGACGCGGTCAGCACCATCGAGATGGGCGAGCACGTCGGCAAGGACACCTACCCGGCGTTCGCCCGGATGCTCCGCGCCCATCTGCGGCCCGGGGGCAGGCTGCTGGTGCAGCAGATGTCCCGGCGCGACCGGGCGCCCGGCGGCGGCGCGTTCATCGAGACCTACATCGCCCCCGACATGCACATGCGCCCGGTCGGCGACACCGTCGCCCTGTTGGAGGACGCCGACCTGGAGGTCCGCGAGGTCCAGGCGATGCGCGAGCACTACGCCCGCACCATCGACGCCTGGCACGACACCCTGGAGCAGCGCTGGGACGAGTTCACCGCGCTCGTCGGCGAGCAGACCGCCCGGGTGTGGCGGCTGTACCTGGTCGGCGGGGCACTGGCGTTCCGCGAGCGCCGGATGGGCGTGGACCAGATCCTCGCCGTGCGGGCTGCCGCATGA
- a CDS encoding DUF1295 domain-containing protein: protein MSGIDGAALLVSLAATLGAAVAVLLAAFAVGVRSGVHRHVDVAWGLAFSAVAATGYGLSAGHGNAVRRLLVLLMVALWGVRLSAHIWRRGRGAPEDPRYARMLAKVPPERRTWYALRTVYLLQAAIVWLVSLPVQIALFVPRAPGVPVWIGIALWAVGLFFEAVGDRQLSRFRADPGNRGRVLDTGLWRYTRHPNYFGDACVWWGLFLCAADTPIGWAAVVSPLVMTYLLANGSGKPMLEKQLASSKPGYAEYTARTSGFLPLPPRRHPQPHPTED, encoded by the coding sequence ATGAGCGGAATCGACGGCGCGGCACTGCTGGTGAGCCTGGCGGCGACGCTGGGCGCGGCAGTGGCCGTGCTGCTGGCGGCGTTCGCCGTCGGTGTGCGCTCGGGGGTGCACCGGCATGTGGACGTCGCCTGGGGGCTCGCCTTCAGCGCCGTGGCCGCGACCGGCTACGGGCTGTCGGCGGGCCACGGCAACGCGGTGCGCCGGCTGCTGGTGCTGCTCATGGTGGCGCTGTGGGGGGTGCGGCTGTCCGCGCACATCTGGCGGCGCGGCCGGGGCGCGCCGGAGGACCCGCGCTACGCCCGGATGCTGGCCAAGGTCCCGCCGGAGCGCCGCACCTGGTACGCGCTGCGCACCGTGTACCTGCTGCAGGCGGCCATCGTCTGGCTGGTCTCGCTGCCGGTGCAGATCGCGCTGTTCGTCCCCCGCGCGCCCGGCGTACCGGTCTGGATCGGCATAGCGCTGTGGGCGGTCGGGCTGTTCTTCGAGGCCGTCGGCGACCGGCAGTTGAGCCGGTTCCGGGCGGACCCGGGCAACCGCGGCCGGGTGCTGGACACCGGTCTGTGGCGCTACACCAGGCACCCCAACTACTTCGGCGACGCCTGTGTGTGGTGGGGCCTGTTCCTGTGCGCGGCGGACACCCCGATCGGCTGGGCCGCCGTGGTCTCGCCGCTGGTGATGACCTACCTGCTGGCCAACGGCAGCGGCAAGCCGATGCTGGAGAAGCAGTTGGCGTCCAGCAAACCCGGCTACGCCGAGTACACCGCCCGCACCAGCGGCTTCCTGCCGCTGCCGCCGCGCAGGCACCCACAACCGCACCCGACCGAGGACTGA
- a CDS encoding deoxyribodipyrimidine photo-lyase produces MHPGVSIALFTCDLRVHDNPVLHAADRGAEAVVPLFVLDDAVRGAGFVTPNRAAFLADSLEDLDASLRARGGRLLVLRGDAVAETVRLAGRLGGARVHVAEGVSGFGQRREERLRAALGSDLTVYQNVTTTVAPGALLPTGRDHYAVFGAYHRRWVLAQRRHPLAAPRKLTLPQLPDEGLPMAEVRRLLAKSGRPAPGLAAGGEGPGRTQLKKWTESSSIAAYPELQDDLNADGTSRLSPYLHFGCLSATEAAYLATREGSPGAEAFLRQLAWRDFHHQLLAARPDCATADYRSRHDRWRHDQAELDAWRTGRTGYPLVDAGMRQLAHEGWMHNRARMVTASFLSKTLYLDWREGAAHFLRHLVDGDVANNQLNWQWVAGTGTDTRPNRVLNPLRQARRFDPGGDYVRRWVPELAGVAGPEVHTPWELSATQRARLDYPEPIVALDESLARFRHARGL; encoded by the coding sequence GTGCACCCTGGCGTCTCCATCGCCCTGTTCACCTGCGACCTGCGGGTCCACGACAATCCGGTGCTGCACGCGGCGGACAGGGGCGCGGAGGCGGTGGTGCCGCTGTTCGTGCTCGACGACGCCGTACGCGGGGCCGGCTTCGTCACCCCCAACCGCGCCGCCTTCCTCGCCGACTCCCTGGAGGACCTGGACGCCTCGCTGCGGGCCCGCGGCGGCAGGCTGCTGGTGCTGCGCGGCGACGCGGTGGCCGAGACGGTGCGGCTGGCCGGACGGCTGGGCGGGGCGCGGGTGCATGTCGCCGAGGGCGTCAGCGGCTTCGGGCAGCGCCGGGAGGAGCGGCTGCGGGCCGCGCTGGGAAGCGATCTGACGGTCTATCAGAACGTGACCACCACTGTCGCACCGGGTGCGCTGCTGCCCACCGGCCGCGACCACTACGCGGTCTTCGGGGCGTACCACCGCCGCTGGGTGCTGGCCCAGCGGCGCCATCCGCTGGCCGCGCCAAGAAAACTGACGCTCCCTCAACTCCCGGACGAGGGGCTGCCGATGGCCGAGGTGCGGCGGCTGTTGGCGAAGTCCGGCAGGCCGGCGCCCGGATTGGCGGCGGGCGGTGAGGGGCCGGGGCGCACGCAGTTGAAGAAGTGGACCGAATCGTCGTCGATCGCCGCCTACCCCGAGCTGCAGGACGACCTGAACGCCGACGGCACCTCCCGGCTGTCGCCCTACCTGCACTTCGGCTGCCTCTCCGCCACCGAGGCCGCCTACCTGGCCACCCGCGAGGGCTCCCCGGGCGCGGAGGCCTTCCTGCGGCAGCTCGCCTGGCGGGACTTCCACCACCAGCTGCTCGCGGCCCGGCCGGACTGCGCCACCGCCGACTACCGCTCCCGGCACGACCGCTGGCGGCACGACCAGGCCGAGCTGGACGCCTGGCGCACCGGCCGCACCGGCTACCCGCTGGTGGACGCGGGCATGCGGCAGCTGGCGCACGAGGGCTGGATGCACAACCGGGCGCGGATGGTCACCGCCAGCTTCCTCAGCAAGACCCTCTACCTGGACTGGCGCGAGGGCGCGGCGCACTTCCTGCGCCACCTGGTCGACGGCGACGTGGCCAACAACCAGCTGAACTGGCAGTGGGTGGCCGGGACCGGCACCGACACCCGGCCCAACCGGGTGCTCAACCCGCTGCGCCAGGCCCGCCGCTTCGACCCCGGCGGCGACTACGTCCGGCGCTGGGTGCCGGAGCTGGCCGGGGTGGCCGGTCCCGAGGTGCACACCCCCTGGGAGCTGTCGGCCACGCAACGGGCCCGGCTGGACTACCCGGAGCCGATCGTCGCCCTGGACGAGTCGCTGGCCCGCTTCCGGCACGCCCGCGGCCTCTGA
- a CDS encoding alpha/beta hydrolase, translating into MTTAREDAVDPSAAPDPQSGPVRWHRAGERPGAVVLVLHGGRVQGVEPPTRRGTARLRMLPFLAAVARATPAPGAGTGVALGEVVYRHRGWNGARADAAADATAALEHVAAAYGPVPVVLLGHSMGGRAALRAAGHPSVAGVVALAPWCPEREPCAQLAGRRVLLLHGSEDRVTDPAGTRALGLRARSVGAHVCGYSVQGAGHAMLGRRAGDWHAASARLVAGLLELGPLPTEAVEALALGDTDPRGLELELPRGLRGWPAAGRSGAGDRAG; encoded by the coding sequence GTGACCACCGCACGAGAGGACGCCGTGGACCCCTCGGCCGCGCCGGACCCGCAGAGCGGCCCCGTGCGCTGGCACCGGGCCGGGGAGCGGCCCGGCGCGGTGGTGCTGGTGCTGCACGGCGGGCGGGTGCAGGGCGTCGAGCCGCCCACCCGCCGGGGCACGGCCCGGCTGCGGATGCTGCCGTTCCTCGCGGCCGTCGCCCGGGCCACCCCCGCCCCCGGCGCGGGCACCGGCGTCGCCCTCGGCGAGGTGGTCTACCGGCACCGGGGCTGGAACGGCGCGCGCGCGGACGCCGCGGCGGACGCCACCGCCGCCCTGGAGCACGTCGCCGCCGCGTACGGCCCGGTGCCGGTGGTGCTGCTCGGCCACTCCATGGGCGGCCGGGCGGCGCTGCGCGCGGCCGGGCACCCGTCGGTCGCGGGCGTGGTGGCACTGGCCCCCTGGTGCCCGGAGCGCGAGCCCTGCGCGCAGCTGGCCGGGCGGCGGGTGCTGCTGCTGCACGGCTCGGAGGACCGGGTCACCGACCCGGCCGGGACGCGGGCGCTGGGGCTGCGGGCCCGCTCGGTGGGCGCCCACGTGTGCGGCTACAGCGTCCAGGGCGCCGGGCACGCCATGCTGGGCCGCCGGGCCGGAGACTGGCACGCCGCGTCGGCCCGGCTGGTGGCCGGACTGCTGGAGCTGGGCCCGCTGCCGACCGAGGCGGTCGAGGCGCTGGCCCTGGGCGACACCGACCCGCGCGGCCTGGAGCTGGAACTCCCCCGCGGCCTGCGCGGCTGGCCCGCCGCCGGACGGTCCGGGGCGGGCGACAGGGCGGGGTGA